A section of the Streptomyces sp. SCL15-4 genome encodes:
- a CDS encoding PP2C family protein-serine/threonine phosphatase — MEYGRRPLLRVRGRSVAWLLPLLLLAGVVLLDFSTGERLRMISWIVLVPGISSAICGAWTTAGYGLLAVTTYVLVDSAWPEQYQAGLGDFILVAVGGALATLAAAVRVRRERQVVHIRDIADTTRRTVLRPLPPDWAGLEQAGVYLAADVEARVGGDFYDIQPSPHGTRVLVGDVQGKGLGAVEAAAALLGTFREAGYHEKDLATVAERLEIRMLRHRSHTVALGGADGDRFATAALIAFPADTPGMVELVNFGHEPPLAVGPHGVRELPSGDGMPLGCADLAGGLLPPVRRVPLGPDETLLLVTDGVTEARDGPGDFYDLTREVVRTVRADPRRAAPHRLVRRVRDGVLRHSGGRLADDTTIFAVRRLPGGGGPPGEDPEQGRLRY; from the coding sequence ATGGAATACGGGCGGCGACCGCTGCTGCGGGTGCGCGGGCGGAGCGTCGCCTGGCTGCTCCCGCTGCTGCTCCTCGCCGGCGTCGTCCTGCTGGACTTCTCCACCGGTGAGAGACTGCGGATGATCTCCTGGATCGTCCTGGTCCCGGGCATCTCCTCGGCGATCTGCGGGGCGTGGACGACGGCCGGGTACGGGCTGCTGGCGGTGACGACGTACGTCCTCGTGGACAGCGCCTGGCCCGAGCAGTACCAGGCCGGGCTGGGTGACTTCATCCTGGTCGCCGTCGGCGGCGCCCTGGCCACCCTCGCCGCCGCCGTGCGCGTGCGCCGCGAACGGCAGGTCGTGCACATCCGGGACATCGCCGACACCACCCGGCGCACCGTGCTGCGCCCGCTGCCGCCCGACTGGGCCGGGCTGGAGCAGGCGGGGGTGTATCTGGCGGCCGACGTCGAGGCCCGGGTCGGCGGCGACTTCTACGACATCCAGCCCAGTCCGCACGGCACCCGCGTCCTGGTCGGCGACGTACAGGGCAAGGGCCTCGGCGCGGTGGAGGCGGCCGCCGCGCTGCTCGGCACCTTCCGCGAGGCCGGGTACCACGAGAAGGATCTCGCGACCGTCGCCGAGCGGCTGGAGATCCGGATGCTGCGCCACCGCTCCCACACCGTCGCGCTCGGCGGGGCCGACGGCGACCGGTTCGCCACGGCCGCGCTGATCGCGTTCCCGGCGGACACGCCCGGGATGGTGGAGCTGGTGAACTTCGGCCACGAACCGCCGCTCGCCGTCGGCCCGCACGGGGTGCGCGAGCTGCCGAGCGGCGACGGGATGCCGCTCGGCTGCGCCGACCTCGCGGGCGGGCTCCTGCCGCCCGTGCGACGGGTGCCGCTGGGCCCGGACGAGACGCTGCTGCTGGTCACCGACGGGGTGACCGAGGCCCGCGACGGACCCGGCGACTTCTACGACCTGACCCGCGAGGTCGTCCGCACGGTCCGCGCCGACCCGCGCCGGGCCGCCCCGCACCGGCTGGTCCGCCGGGTCCGCGACGGCGTGCTGCGGCACAGCGGGGGCCGGCTGGCGGACGACACCACGATCTTCGCGGTGCGGCGGCTGCCGGGCGGCGGAGGGCCGCCGGGCGAAGACCCCGAACAGGGACGTTTGCGGTACTGA
- a CDS encoding PLP-dependent aminotransferase family protein: MDDYRRIADRIAADITGGRLRPGQRLPPQRAFARRHGIASSTAGRVYAELVRRGLVVGEVGRGTFVRATAPDGQPGLALTEAAGAPLVNLELNYPSAPGQAELLAPALATLLRPDALGQALRPAAATGTPAAREAVAALLAQGGPRCGPERIVFTGNARQAIAAALASLARPGGRVGVEPLTYPLVKEIAARLGLVLVPLATDAEGPVPESVVDAHRAAPLSALYLQPALHNPTSLTTSAGRLRQLADCVHRLGIPVVEDRIWAFLQPGGTPPLAALAPGLVHLVDSLSKRIAPGLTAGFVVAPPGRVEAVARAVRSGGWSAGGFALEAVVRWLGDGTVDRLVAAKRQDARRRQRLLAEKLAGFAVRSDPAAYFAWWELPAPWRADTFTAAALDRGIAVTPGTAFAVGTGRAPDAVRLGLGSAPERELARALATLAGLARERAGAVGG; this comes from the coding sequence GTGGACGACTACCGGCGCATCGCCGACCGGATCGCGGCCGACATCACCGGCGGGCGGCTCCGCCCGGGCCAGCGGCTGCCTCCGCAGCGGGCGTTCGCCCGGCGGCACGGCATCGCGTCGTCCACGGCGGGCCGGGTCTACGCCGAACTCGTGCGCCGTGGGCTGGTGGTGGGCGAGGTCGGGCGCGGCACCTTCGTCCGGGCCACCGCGCCGGACGGGCAGCCGGGGCTCGCCCTCACCGAGGCGGCCGGCGCACCGCTGGTGAACCTGGAGCTGAACTACCCGTCCGCGCCCGGCCAGGCCGAGCTGCTGGCCCCCGCCCTCGCCACCCTGCTGCGGCCGGACGCGCTCGGCCAGGCGCTGCGGCCGGCCGCCGCCACGGGCACTCCGGCGGCCCGGGAGGCGGTCGCCGCGCTGCTGGCCCAGGGCGGGCCGCGGTGCGGGCCGGAGCGGATCGTGTTCACCGGCAACGCCCGCCAGGCGATCGCCGCCGCGCTCGCCTCGCTGGCCCGGCCCGGCGGCCGGGTCGGCGTGGAGCCGCTGACGTATCCGCTGGTCAAGGAGATCGCGGCCCGTCTCGGTCTGGTCCTCGTGCCGCTCGCCACGGACGCCGAGGGACCCGTGCCCGAGTCGGTGGTCGACGCCCACCGCGCCGCGCCGCTGTCCGCGCTCTACCTCCAGCCCGCCCTGCACAACCCCACCTCGCTCACCACGAGCGCCGGGCGGCTGCGACAGCTCGCCGACTGTGTCCACAGGCTGGGGATACCGGTGGTCGAGGACCGCATCTGGGCCTTCCTCCAGCCGGGCGGCACACCGCCGCTCGCCGCGCTCGCGCCCGGCCTGGTGCACCTCGTCGACAGCCTGTCCAAGCGGATCGCGCCCGGCCTCACCGCCGGTTTCGTCGTCGCGCCCCCGGGCCGCGTCGAGGCGGTGGCGCGGGCGGTCAGGTCCGGCGGGTGGAGCGCGGGCGGCTTCGCGCTGGAGGCGGTGGTGCGCTGGCTCGGCGACGGCACCGTGGACCGGCTGGTGGCCGCCAAGCGGCAGGACGCGCGGCGGCGGCAGCGGCTGCTCGCCGAGAAACTGGCCGGGTTCGCCGTACGCTCCGACCCGGCCGCCTACTTCGCCTGGTGGGAGCTGCCGGCGCCGTGGCGGGCGGACACCTTCACGGCCGCCGCGCTGGACCGCGGGATCGCCGTCACGCCGGGCACGGCCTTCGCCGTCGGCACCGGCCGGGCCCCGGACGCGGTCAGGCTCGGACTCGGGTCGGCGCCGGAACGGGAACTGGCGCGGGCGCTGGCGACGCTCGCCGGTCTCGCGCGGGAGAGGGCGGGCGCGGTCGGCGGGTGA
- a CDS encoding alpha/beta fold hydrolase, translating to MPPFLAFDDKGPENSSRPPLVLVHGHPFDRTMWHPQLTEFSAGRRVIAPDLRGYGASPVTPGTVPLSRHAEDLADLLDHLSVESFVLAGLSMGGQIVMECYDRFGDRIRGLVLADTFPAAETPEGRRGRNAMADRLLAEGMRGYADEVLEKMAAPYAEAEVKAHVHRMMTATPPEGAAASLRGRAERPDYRALLTRVTVPALVLVGADDTYTPVADAEEMHAALPDSALHVIEGAAHLPNLERPEEFNRHLAAFLARLDEDA from the coding sequence ATGCCACCCTTCCTCGCATTCGATGACAAAGGCCCCGAAAACTCTTCCCGGCCTCCCCTCGTCCTCGTCCACGGCCATCCCTTCGACCGCACGATGTGGCATCCGCAGCTGACGGAGTTCTCCGCCGGCCGCCGGGTGATCGCTCCCGACCTGCGCGGCTACGGCGCCTCCCCCGTGACCCCCGGCACGGTCCCGCTCTCCCGTCACGCCGAGGACCTCGCGGACCTCCTGGACCACCTGTCCGTGGAGTCCTTCGTCCTGGCCGGGCTGTCCATGGGCGGCCAGATCGTCATGGAGTGCTACGACCGCTTCGGCGACCGGATCCGCGGCCTGGTCCTCGCCGACACCTTCCCCGCCGCCGAGACACCCGAGGGCAGACGTGGCCGCAACGCCATGGCGGACCGGCTGCTGGCCGAGGGCATGCGGGGCTACGCCGACGAGGTGCTGGAGAAGATGGCCGCCCCCTACGCCGAGGCCGAGGTCAAGGCGCACGTGCACCGCATGATGACGGCCACCCCGCCCGAGGGCGCCGCGGCGTCCCTGCGCGGCCGGGCCGAACGCCCCGACTACCGCGCGCTGTTGACGCGGGTCACCGTGCCCGCCCTGGTCCTGGTCGGCGCCGACGACACCTACACGCCCGTCGCCGACGCCGAGGAGATGCACGCGGCCCTGCCCGACTCGGCCCTGCACGTCATCGAGGGCGCCGCCCACCTGCCCAACCTGGAACGCCCCGAGGAGTTCAACCGGCACCTCGCCGCGTTCCTGGCCCGGCTGGACGAGGACGCGTAG
- a CDS encoding FUSC family protein, with the protein MPREFPIGLTPPDWLVANLRPQQAPANRSAVIRAAVAMALPLAAGLAAGRPAYGALASMGALSGVIGDTADAYRMRILNIAVPQLFGAVGVTLGTLVYGHGWYAVAAVTGVALVSGMVSTIGAVASVSGLLLLLNCVVGAGLPLPSPWWLAPALMTGGGLLVLLLALLAWPLRAGIPERTAVAATYRAVADLLATAGTDRAEAYEEARRAVTRSLNESYDLILARRARHHGRSPDLTRLLARLNAITPVIEAAPAAHLAARPLPPRIPEAVRVLARRVAADTAPLPPLDLPVPATETARAVDHALRHTAEVVAAPDVDPRGIDDRLGRPATLGIRTARAARNVMLSANSWRYGVRLAVCIGLAQALVSLVPVPRSYWVALTVTFVLKPDFGSVFSRALLRALGTVAGLVVAAVVLAEVPLGWWDVPALFLLAPLIPALTPRGYGYQTAAITPVILLLSDLLNRQGTALLLPRLNDSLLGCAIALTAGYLFWPESWHTRVGDRLADAVADTAVYVEEAFGSGTEPAARARMRRRLYRDLSVIRTEFQRALTEPPPTGRRAAAWWPLVVAVERIVDATTAARVRVKHGAAAPSAAEIAQVTLQLRELAEGVRRARTLTAVRTDLTGPADSVLEPLRQEVAAARSITSPH; encoded by the coding sequence ATGCCCCGAGAGTTCCCCATCGGCCTGACCCCTCCCGACTGGCTGGTGGCGAACCTCAGACCCCAGCAGGCACCGGCGAACCGGTCCGCCGTGATCCGCGCGGCCGTCGCCATGGCCCTCCCGCTGGCGGCCGGCCTGGCCGCGGGCCGCCCGGCCTACGGCGCCCTCGCCTCCATGGGCGCCCTGTCCGGAGTCATCGGCGACACCGCCGACGCCTACCGGATGCGCATCCTCAACATCGCCGTCCCCCAGCTCTTCGGCGCGGTCGGCGTGACCCTGGGCACCCTGGTGTACGGCCACGGCTGGTACGCGGTGGCCGCGGTCACCGGCGTGGCGCTGGTCTCCGGAATGGTCTCCACGATCGGCGCGGTGGCGTCGGTGTCGGGCCTGCTGCTGCTCCTGAACTGCGTGGTCGGCGCGGGCCTGCCGCTGCCGTCCCCCTGGTGGCTGGCCCCGGCCCTGATGACCGGCGGCGGTCTGCTGGTCCTGCTCCTCGCCCTGCTGGCCTGGCCGCTGCGCGCGGGCATCCCCGAGCGGACCGCGGTCGCCGCCACCTACCGCGCGGTCGCCGACCTGCTCGCCACCGCCGGCACGGACCGCGCCGAGGCGTACGAGGAGGCCCGCCGCGCCGTCACCCGGTCGCTCAACGAGTCCTACGACCTGATCCTGGCCCGGCGCGCCCGCCACCACGGCCGCAGCCCGGACCTCACCCGCCTGCTGGCCCGGCTGAACGCGATCACCCCGGTGATCGAGGCGGCCCCCGCCGCCCACCTGGCGGCCCGCCCGCTGCCCCCGCGGATCCCCGAGGCGGTCCGCGTCCTGGCCCGCCGGGTGGCGGCGGACACCGCCCCCTTGCCTCCCCTGGACCTCCCCGTGCCCGCCACGGAGACGGCCCGGGCGGTGGACCACGCCCTGCGCCACACCGCCGAGGTCGTCGCCGCGCCCGACGTGGACCCCCGCGGCATCGACGACCGCCTGGGCCGGCCGGCCACGCTCGGCATCCGCACGGCCCGTGCCGCGCGCAACGTCATGCTGTCCGCCAACTCCTGGCGCTACGGCGTCCGGCTGGCGGTCTGCATCGGCCTCGCCCAGGCGCTGGTGTCGCTGGTCCCCGTCCCGCGCTCCTACTGGGTCGCGCTGACCGTCACCTTCGTCCTCAAGCCGGACTTCGGCTCGGTGTTCTCCCGCGCCCTGCTGCGCGCCCTGGGCACGGTGGCCGGCCTGGTGGTGGCGGCGGTGGTCCTCGCCGAGGTCCCCCTGGGCTGGTGGGACGTCCCGGCCCTGTTCCTCCTCGCGCCCCTGATCCCCGCCCTGACCCCCCGGGGCTACGGCTACCAGACCGCGGCCATCACCCCGGTGATCCTCCTGCTGTCCGACCTCCTCAACCGCCAGGGCACGGCCCTGCTGCTGCCCCGGCTGAACGACTCGCTGCTGGGCTGCGCGATCGCCCTGACCGCCGGCTACCTGTTCTGGCCGGAGAGCTGGCACACCCGGGTGGGCGACCGGCTGGCCGACGCGGTGGCCGATACGGCGGTCTACGTGGAGGAGGCGTTCGGCTCCGGCACCGAACCGGCCGCGCGGGCCCGGATGCGCCGCCGGCTCTACCGCGACCTGTCCGTCATCCGCACGGAGTTCCAGCGGGCCCTGACCGAACCGCCGCCGACCGGGCGGCGGGCCGCCGCGTGGTGGCCGCTGGTGGTCGCCGTGGAGCGGATCGTGGATGCCACGACGGCGGCCCGCGTCCGCGTCAAGCACGGGGCGGCGGCGCCGTCGGCGGCGGAGATCGCGCAGGTGACCCTGCAACTTCGGGAGCTGGCCGAGGGGGTACGGCGGGCGCGGACCCTGACCGCCGTCCGCACCGATCTCACCGGGCCCGCGGACAGTGTGCTGGAGCCGCTGCGCCAGGAGGTGGCGGCGGCCCGCTCGATCACGTCCCCGCATTGA
- a CDS encoding VWA domain-containing protein, which yields MGILTLLRNAFGRSRKPRATEPEGAPETPEQPPVPEPRQSTTEDHDLVAAAFDHIKVPHQTPPGPPDTAAPEPVNRDQAEPKPEAVEAEQAVPEAAVPKPVKAEQVEPKPADPEAVEPEAATETVPEPEAAPETAPESATAPEQAPRTPTPEPETVTEPGPEPETVTEPGPEPETVTEPGPEPEKAPEAAAKTEPEPEPEPALAPEPEAAAESEPEAEAEPPAEPKPEPHAETTPQAADGESTPQESPAPDNETRTGDAGGNTDTEGEAEEPAANDPHAADGESTPQESPAPDNETRTGDAGGNTDTEGEAEEPKPKPATPLAKVKSRAPALAAAYKAATATLRKKNLTGTRAKLYLVLDRSASMRPYYKDGSAQSLADQALALAAHLDPDPSVHVVFFSTEVDGTTDLTLAPGHDTKIDDVHAGLGRMGRTSYHAAVAAVLDHHGSHHGSHRDHRAPALVVFQTDGAPDAKTPATQALTEAAETHPDVFFSFVAFGDHDNKAFDYLRKLKTGNASFFHAGPTPRELTDAELYEGVLADWRP from the coding sequence ATGGGCATTCTCACTCTCCTGCGAAACGCGTTCGGCCGCTCACGCAAGCCACGAGCCACCGAGCCGGAGGGTGCGCCCGAGACCCCCGAGCAGCCCCCCGTCCCGGAGCCCCGCCAGTCCACCACCGAGGACCACGACCTGGTGGCAGCGGCCTTCGACCACATCAAGGTCCCCCACCAAACGCCTCCGGGACCGCCGGACACGGCTGCACCGGAGCCGGTAAACCGGGACCAGGCGGAGCCGAAGCCGGAAGCGGTAGAGGCTGAGCAGGCGGTGCCGGAAGCGGCGGTGCCGAAGCCGGTAAAGGCTGAGCAGGTGGAGCCGAAGCCGGCAGACCCGGAAGCGGTGGAGCCGGAGGCGGCAACCGAGACCGTCCCGGAGCCGGAGGCGGCGCCGGAGACAGCGCCCGAATCCGCTACGGCGCCGGAGCAGGCGCCGCGGACACCGACCCCGGAGCCGGAAACGGTGACGGAGCCCGGCCCGGAGCCGGAAACGGTGACGGAGCCCGGCCCGGAGCCGGAAACGGTGACGGAGCCCGGCCCGGAGCCGGAGAAGGCACCGGAAGCGGCAGCCAAGACCGAACCGGAACCGGAACCGGAACCGGCACTCGCACCTGAGCCGGAAGCGGCAGCCGAATCCGAGCCGGAAGCGGAAGCGGAACCCCCGGCGGAGCCGAAGCCCGAGCCTCACGCGGAGACGACCCCACAGGCCGCCGACGGCGAGAGCACCCCGCAGGAGTCACCCGCGCCCGACAACGAGACCCGCACGGGTGATGCGGGCGGGAACACGGACACCGAAGGCGAAGCCGAGGAGCCGGCAGCCAACGACCCGCACGCCGCCGACGGCGAGAGCACCCCGCAGGAGTCACCCGCGCCCGACAACGAGACCCGCACGGGTGATGCGGGCGGGAACACGGACACCGAAGGCGAAGCCGAGGAGCCGAAGCCCAAGCCCGCCACCCCTCTGGCCAAGGTCAAGTCCCGCGCCCCGGCCCTCGCCGCCGCCTACAAGGCCGCCACGGCCACCCTGAGGAAGAAGAACCTCACCGGCACCCGGGCGAAGCTCTACCTCGTGCTGGACCGCTCCGCGAGCATGCGCCCGTACTACAAGGACGGCTCCGCCCAGTCCCTCGCCGACCAGGCCCTCGCCCTCGCCGCCCACCTCGACCCCGACCCCTCGGTCCACGTCGTCTTCTTCTCCACGGAGGTCGACGGCACCACCGACCTCACCCTCGCCCCCGGCCACGACACGAAGATCGACGACGTGCACGCCGGCCTCGGCCGCATGGGCCGTACCAGCTACCACGCCGCCGTGGCCGCCGTACTCGACCACCACGGCAGCCACCACGGCAGCCACCGCGACCACCGCGCCCCCGCCCTCGTCGTCTTCCAGACCGACGGCGCCCCCGACGCCAAGACCCCCGCCACCCAGGCCCTCACCGAGGCCGCGGAGACCCATCCGGACGTCTTCTTCTCCTTCGTCGCCTTCGGTGACCACGACAACAAGGCGTTCGACTACCTCCGCAAACTGAAGACCGGCAACGCGTCGTTCTTCCACGCCGGCCCCACTCCCCGCGAGCTGACGGACGCCGAGCTGTACGAAGGCGTCCTCGCGGACTGGCGCCCGTAA